CCGCGGCGGCGTTGCCGCGCGCCCCTTCGGCCTGCGCCAACCAGGACGCGACCAGCATCGGCCACCCCGGTGGCAACTTCACCGCCATCGACCACACGGCCGTCTGCAGCAGTTCGCAGGCGTTCTCCAGTTGTCCCCTGGCCAGTTTCACCCACCCGGCCAGCGCCGTCACCATGACGTCCGCCTGGGGCACGCCGGTACTCGCCGTGGCGTAACGGTCGCAGGCCCGCTGGGCGTCGTCCAACTCGCCCGCCAGCGTCCCGGCCAGCACCTCGGCCAGCGGTAACGAATACCGTTGCGGGCCCGACTCGCACCGGCCCGCCGCATCCTCACCGGCCCGCACGACCGCTGCGACTTCGCCGAACCGGCCGGACTTGGCAAGCGCACCGGCGGTGGCCAGCGCGGTCCACACCGTCGCCTCGGGCATCAACCCTGTCGTCAGGGCCTCGGTCCCGGCCGCGACGGCACCGGCCATGTCGGCCGAGAAGTAGGCGAACGCGATCTCCATGGCGGTCACCAACCCGGCCAGTTGCGCCGACCGCACCCGGTCGCGCAGGGTCGCCAGGACCTCCCGCGCGGATTCCGGGCGCCCACACACGAAGAAGAGATTGGCCGCGCGCAGACACCCCCAGCGGGTGACCGTCCGCTCGTCCCCGCCGTCCGGCGGGTGACGGGCCAGCACGTCTTCCGCCTCGTCGCCGCGGCCCTGCCAGCTGATCGCATCGGCGAGCACGACCGCGGCGTTCACCCCGCCGCCGTGCTCGAGCGCGTGGCGCGCGAGTTGTTCGCCGAGAACGAGATCCGACATGGTCACCGCGCTCGCGGCGGCCTCGGTGATCAGGTTGGTGTCGGGGTCCGATTCGGCGCGGGTCATGAACCGGGCGAGTTGGATCCGGGTCCGCACGTCCACCGCCGACGCGGTGTCGGCCTCCTGGAGCTGTTTCGAGAGATGTTCGGCGACAACGGTGTTGATCTGCCGCGTGCGCGCCACCGGGCACCGCGAGCGGATGACCTCGCCGAGGATCGGGTGCCCGGGCTGCACCACGGCGTGGCTGCCGTCGCTGGTCACCTGGATCACGCCGCGGCGCTCCGCCTGCGCGACCGCCTCGGGTCCGCAGATCGCCAGCAGCACATGCCAATCGAGCACGTCGGCCGTCGAGACCACCTCGACGACGTCGCGCTCCTCGGCGGTAAGGGTGTGGGTCCGGGACGCGACCAGTTCGTAGAGGTCCGGGCTGGGGCGCAGCCTGCCGTACAGCCGCCACCGGCCGTGTGCCCGCACCAGGGCCCCGTCCCCGATCGCTGCCATGAGCACGCCGCGCAGGAACAGCGGAATACCCGAGGAATAGCGGTGCAACTCGGCGACGGCATGGTCGTCGACCTCGCCTCCCAGCACCGCCGCCGCGACCTCGGCGGTCTGCTCCCGGGTGAACGGTTCGACATCCAGACGCACCAGCAGATGCTCTTTCCACAGCGCCGTCACGGCGTCCGACGTCGTCGCCCCGGAGCGGATCGTCACGATCAGCTTGGTCGATCCGTGCACCGCGAGCTGCTGGACCAGCAGGGCCGACAGCGGGTCGAGGTACTGGGCGTCGTCGACGACGATCACGACGTTCGGGTCGGCGGCCAGTGCGTGGTGCGCCGCGGCGAGCATCACGGTGGGCTCGTGCGCGTCGGACAACTCCAGCGTGTGGTGGAACGCACCGAACGGCACCACCTGGCCGGTCTCGGTGCCGAGCACGTAGCGGGCCGTGTATCCCTCGGTTTCGAGCCGGTCGGCGACGGCTCGGGCCAACGCGGTCTTGCCGACCCCAGACGGACCGGCCAGCACGACGCCACGCGACCCGTCCCGCACGGCTGCCGCCGCCTCACGTAGCTCGTCGTCTCGTCCCACAAACGGCCAGTTCGACACCGACCACCCCCAAGCGCTCCCCGCATCGACGCGCCGACTTTACGCCGCTGGAGATAACCGTTGCGCCGATTCGCCGCGGCCCACTGGCTCGGTGCTTGCGGTGGAAAGTTCTTCTGAGGGACTTGGATTCAACTCCGCGGCGGGGTCTGCGCGGTCCCGGGTGCCACCACCCACTGCCCCGCGCGCATCACCGCCGCGACGGCAAGGTCGGCGTCGAGCACCACCAGGTCGGCGCGGGCGCCCGGCACCGGACCGCCCACAGCAAGACCGAGTGCGCGGGCCGGGTTGACCGAGGCCTGCCGCACGGCGAGCAGCAACGCCTCGTCGCCGGAGCGCCCGCAATGCGTGACGGCGAGGCGGAACACCCGATCCATCGTCGCGGTGCTGCCTGCGATGGTGTCGGTGCCCGCCACCCGCGCCACACCGGCCACCACGTCGACGTCCAGCGGCCCGAGCCGGTACACGCCGTCGGACATCCCGGTGGCAGCCATCGCATCTGTGATCAGCGAAATACGTTCCGGCCCAACAGTTTGTACGATATGACGGTAGATCGCCGGTGCCACATGCACCCCGTCGACGATCATCTCGACGACGACCCGGGGATCCTCGGTCAACGCGATCACGGGCCCGGGTTCGCGGCGGTCGACGGGACGCATCGCGTTGAACAGATGGGTGCCGACGGTGGCGCCTGCGGCGATCGCGTCGCGGGTCTGCTCGTACGTCGCCTCGGTATGGCCGATCGCGGCCACCACCCCCGCCGCGACGACCTGCTCGATGGCCGCGAGGGCCCCGTGCCGTTCCGGCGCGATGGTGATCATGCGGATGGCGCCCGCGGCCGCGTCGAGCACACGGGCGATCTCGGCGGGGTCCGGGTCACGCATCAGGGACGGCTGGTGGGCGCCGCACCGCAGCGCCGACAACCAGGGACCCTCGAGATGAATACCGTCGATCAGCCCGGCGTGCACCTGGGCCGCCAAGGCGCTCACCTGCCGCAGCAGGTCTTCCGGTCCGGCAGTGACCAGCGAGGCCACCAGCGTGGTGCTGCCGTGCGCGCGGTGCAGCGCCACCGCGGTGGCGGTCTCGTCGTCGGCGGCGGCCGAGAAGTTGCCGCCGCCCCCGCCGTGCAGGTGGGTGTCGACGAATCCGGGGACCACGGTCATCGCACCGAGGTTGTGGTCGGCCGGAGCCGCCGGGCGTCCGGCGCCCACCGCGACCACCCTGTCGGAGTCGATCTCGATCCATCCCGGCCGCAGCAGGTCGGCGCCGGTGAGCACGGTGTCAGCGGTCAGGAGCATCAGATGCCCTGCCAGGCCGGTTTGGCGCGGTAGGTCTCGCGGTAGTAGTCGACGAGCTGCAGGCGTTGCGCCGCAGCGTCGTCGAGCAGCACGGACACATGCGGGTGCATCTGCAGGACCGTGGCCGGCCACATGGCGCTCACCGCACCCTCCACCAGGTGGTGCACGGCCTCGGCCTTGCTGCGGCCCATGGCGATCAGGATCAGGTGCCTGGCCTCCATGATCGTGCCGAGGCCCTGGGTCAAACAGTGGGTGGGCATCTGGTCGAGATCGTCACCGAAGAAGCGGGCGTTGTCGACGCGGGTCTGACGGGTGAGGGTCTTGATGCGGGTGCGTGAGGCCAGCGACGACCCGGGTTCGTTGAAGCCGATGTGCCCGTCGGTGCCGATGCCGAGGATCTGCAGGTCGATGCCGCCGGCCTGGTGGATGGCCGCCTCGTACGCCGCGCATGCCGCGGGGATGTCGGCGGCCAGTCCGTCGGGCCCCTGCACCGCACCCGGTGCGAAGTCGACCCGCGCCGCGAACGCCGTGTCGATGACATTGCGGTAGCGCTCGGGGTGATCGGCGGGCAGGCCGACGTACTCGTCCAGCGTGAACCCCTTGGCCTGCCGGAACGAGATCCGCCCGGCCTCGTACCGGGACACCAGTTCGTCGTAGACCGCCAACGGGGAGCTTCCGGTCGCCAGGCCGAGCACCGCGTCGGGCTTGCGGGCGATCAGCGCGCTGATCGCGTCGGCGGCGAGAGCGCCGATCTGGGCCGCGTCGGCGAGGATGATGACTTCCATCTCGACGCGGTTACTTGGTTGCGGTGAAAAGCTCGGCGCCAGAGGCGATGTCGGATCCGGCGTGCACCGCCTCGGACGCGGTGATGTGGTCCGGTTCGCGTTCGTCCATGATCACCACCGGGACAATGGGATTGAGGCCCTTGGCCACGACCGACGCGACGTCGTAGGTGATCACGAGTTGACCGGCGGTCACGGTGTCGCCCTGCGTGACGTGGGTGGTGAACCCCGCACCGCCGAGTTGCACGGTGTCGATGCCGAGATGGACCAGCACGCCGACATTGTCCGGGGTCATCACCACGTAGGCGTGCGGCATGAGCTTGAGCAGTTTCCCGCCGACCGGGGCCACGGCCTGCACCACCTCGTGCGGCGGATCCACCGCCGCCCCGTGCCCCACCATGCCCGCGGAGAACACCGGGTCGGGAACCTCGGACAAGGTGACTGCGCGCCCGGCGACCGGGGCGAGAACTGACGTGATGCTCACGGTCTGACTCCTTTACGTTGTGTTCCCAACCATACGAGCATCCGGTGTCGCGAGATCGACTCTTCGGGTCGCGTTCTCGTCTAAGCTTCGGCAGAGTTTGAGCAGTGGGCGCATGACGCGACCGGGAGGGCGATGATGCGATGAGCAACGCGGCGAAACCTGAAGGAACACAGACGAAATCAGGACTGCGGATCCCTGGGTTCGCACAGCTGCAACGACTCGGCAAAAGCCTCATGCTGCCGATCGCGGTGCTGCCCGCGGCGGGCATCCTGCTGCGGATAGGGCAGCCTGATCTGCTCGGTCGCATCGAATCACCCGTCATCGGCCCGTTCTTCAAGGCCATGAGCGCTGCCGGCGACGCACTTTTCAGCAACCTCCCGCTGCTGTTTGCGGTGGGCGTCGCCATCGGATTCGCGCGCAAGGCCGACGGTTCGACGGCGCTCGCCGCCGTCGTCGGCTATCTCGTCGTAGAGGCCGTCTTCAAGACCATGTCCCCGATCGTGCTGGCGGGTGAGGTCGACAAGGCGGGCGATCAGGCGCAGATCAACTACAGCGTGTTCGCCGGTATCGTCGTCGGCCTGCTCACCGCATGGTTGTTCGACCGGTACCACACCATCCAATTACCGTCGTATCTCGGCTTTTTCGGCGGCAGGCGATTCGTCCCGATCGTGGTGTCACTGGCGTCGCTGTTCGTGGCGTTCGTGATGAGCTACTTCTACCCGGTCTTCGACGCGGGCCTCACCGCGCTCGGGCGGTTCATCGGCGGGTCCGGCGCGATCGGCGCGTTCGTGTACGGGTTCGCCAACCGGATGCTGATCCCGCTGGGGCTGC
This region of Mycolicibacterium goodii genomic DNA includes:
- a CDS encoding helix-turn-helix transcriptional regulator — protein: MGRDDELREAAAAVRDGSRGVVLAGPSGVGKTALARAVADRLETEGYTARYVLGTETGQVVPFGAFHHTLELSDAHEPTVMLAAAHHALAADPNVVIVVDDAQYLDPLSALLVQQLAVHGSTKLIVTIRSGATTSDAVTALWKEHLLVRLDVEPFTREQTAEVAAAVLGGEVDDHAVAELHRYSSGIPLFLRGVLMAAIGDGALVRAHGRWRLYGRLRPSPDLYELVASRTHTLTAEERDVVEVVSTADVLDWHVLLAICGPEAVAQAERRGVIQVTSDGSHAVVQPGHPILGEVIRSRCPVARTRQINTVVAEHLSKQLQEADTASAVDVRTRIQLARFMTRAESDPDTNLITEAAASAVTMSDLVLGEQLARHALEHGGGVNAAVVLADAISWQGRGDEAEDVLARHPPDGGDERTVTRWGCLRAANLFFVCGRPESAREVLATLRDRVRSAQLAGLVTAMEIAFAYFSADMAGAVAAGTEALTTGLMPEATVWTALATAGALAKSGRFGEVAAVVRAGEDAAGRCESGPQRYSLPLAEVLAGTLAGELDDAQRACDRYATASTGVPQADVMVTALAGWVKLARGQLENACELLQTAVWSMAVKLPPGWPMLVASWLAQAEGARGNAAAAAAALAKAEAEAGPQVKVFAPELELARAWRAAAANETSRAAKHAKLAAQTARAAGMAAVELTALHTSTRFGDRSGDARIQQLAAELDCPLGAAIALHSSGLAAHDGNRLIAAADRFERIGDMALAGDAAAYASREFGRRGQRGNELEAATRAHWLASKCGAATPALRCAADPLPLTPREWEIANLVSSGLSNRQVADKLCLSVRTVDGHLYRMFAKLGVADRDQLSKLVRFRPAT
- the nagA gene encoding N-acetylglucosamine-6-phosphate deacetylase, with product MLLTADTVLTGADLLRPGWIEIDSDRVVAVGAGRPAAPADHNLGAMTVVPGFVDTHLHGGGGGNFSAAADDETATAVALHRAHGSTTLVASLVTAGPEDLLRQVSALAAQVHAGLIDGIHLEGPWLSALRCGAHQPSLMRDPDPAEIARVLDAAAGAIRMITIAPERHGALAAIEQVVAAGVVAAIGHTEATYEQTRDAIAAGATVGTHLFNAMRPVDRREPGPVIALTEDPRVVVEMIVDGVHVAPAIYRHIVQTVGPERISLITDAMAATGMSDGVYRLGPLDVDVVAGVARVAGTDTIAGSTATMDRVFRLAVTHCGRSGDEALLLAVRQASVNPARALGLAVGGPVPGARADLVVLDADLAVAAVMRAGQWVVAPGTAQTPPRS
- the nagB gene encoding glucosamine-6-phosphate deaminase — protein: MEVIILADAAQIGALAADAISALIARKPDAVLGLATGSSPLAVYDELVSRYEAGRISFRQAKGFTLDEYVGLPADHPERYRNVIDTAFAARVDFAPGAVQGPDGLAADIPAACAAYEAAIHQAGGIDLQILGIGTDGHIGFNEPGSSLASRTRIKTLTRQTRVDNARFFGDDLDQMPTHCLTQGLGTIMEARHLILIAMGRSKAEAVHHLVEGAVSAMWPATVLQMHPHVSVLLDDAAAQRLQLVDYYRETYRAKPAWQGI
- a CDS encoding PTS glucose transporter subunit IIA, which produces MSITSVLAPVAGRAVTLSEVPDPVFSAGMVGHGAAVDPPHEVVQAVAPVGGKLLKLMPHAYVVMTPDNVGVLVHLGIDTVQLGGAGFTTHVTQGDTVTAGQLVITYDVASVVAKGLNPIVPVVIMDEREPDHITASEAVHAGSDIASGAELFTATK